The following DNA comes from Octopus sinensis linkage group LG5, ASM634580v1, whole genome shotgun sequence.
GCTGAACAGAATCTTTCATCAATGCTCCAGCAGAGGAACATATAAGTCAGAAAGGCAACCTCGTGATATTGTGACGTCCTGGTTGGAAATGTTGATTAGATCTAACCTGTTCCGAGCAAACGTGGCGATTTCTACACTGTCGACAGACCTTCTAGATATAGCAGCAAAATGTCCCTGAAATCATAATGAGCAAGTAGTGTCCTCGTGAGAAAGGCTGCGTTCCGATTTAAGAAAAGTTATATTACGACAATATTGATGCACAAACCGAAATCGAACACGTGATCTTGGTATCATTAATATTCCATTGAGATTTTGATCAtattaaagtacacacacacacacacacacacacacatatgcacacacatgcgcacacacatatacatactgactCACAGACACGTTCTCACATAAAGCTGCACACTCaaattacacacaaacatgtgcacacacacacacacacacacgcacacgtatagctacacagatacacacatgctcacatgtaGTTACACAGCACATAGACTCGCACACATagactctcacatacacacgacgtaatacgcactcatacacatacatttcaacATATAGTCTTTCTCATTTTAGTCCGCTCTTGTCACATCACAAAGTTCAAACAACACACGGTGGACTTTTCCTCCTCACTTCATCGGGGTGGCTAAAATAATAAGCGGCATTATGTTACAGATACATGATTCAAATGGCTTCAACCAACTTCTCGGCAAAACAGGCCAAATGTCTCTGGTTAAGACATTAATTACATCAgactaaaaataagaataataatgaaaactgCATTAAAAATATCGATTTGtacaaaaatgttgaaaaggaGAAACATTTAGACAAAATTGTTCTATACATAAATTAATCGGCATCATAAAAATCGAGTCTCAGTCAAAATTGATCAAAATCAGACCTCAGGGCGTTGCGAGTCATTAAAACGCAATTAATTCACCCCAAATAAACATCGTTTATACAAAGAGCTATTTCCAGTGAAGTTTACCACAAGAATTTAGtcgacaacaaaaatcaacaatgGAAAGTAACATTTCGATCAgttcattacatttttttatactaGTTTTTCGtgttatgttttaattttttcaaaaactttaCCAGAGAAAATTTACAATTGAATgttcatcttttctttctttctgtctttctttctgttgacTCCATCTTAACGTATGACTCATCCAAGCCACTCGTCATTCGTAGCCAAGCGTTCACTTCACCGCCAACACTgctatatactttattattattattattattattattattattgttgttgttgttgttgttttttgttgttgtttttgctgttgttgttattattattattattattattattgagtgagagagcagttcatgccatcattattattattattattattattattaaagctgcaaaaacatcacaataatatcacaaaaaattgcaggtttttgtgatatttttgtgatgttataTATAGCTTTAATGATATATAAAgcctattactctacctctggtattcgaataccattttttcccaccttgtttcacatttatgtgcatactttggtatatatatatatatatatatatatatatatatgagatgcagcacgaagttttgtcagtgaacaggtcgcagtttcaaatagaacgaaaatattttgacacaaataaaatttaaatgttgaagtgaaactaactgtttttgtgtgttcttgaatggcttacaaacatctttcacgctgcaattgtgcgtatatatatatatatatatacatacgtatatctatatgcacaaatgtatgcatatacagatatatatatatgtgtgtgtctatatatatatatacaggtcgcTCTTATGTGTTACTGGTAACATGCAACTCAGTAcaatctgttgcatggtcgggtcgtcggcgcaTAAACCGGCAACCCCAGATGCAAAAGTATGCAATAGAGATTGTAGCATTATGTAAGTTCATGATTTGTGAAGCTTcatataaaatcacaaaattcGTCCAATGCTTTGTTCCGTTTGCTGAGCTGTAACATCTTCATTTCGTACAAAAGATTCGTCATTGTATTTTCTTTGTCAAATAATTCTTCCATTAAAGGTAAATTTTATATAACAGTGAGATATCGTTCTGTATTTCCTTGAAGTTAGAGTATtgtcgagtgtatgtgtgtgtgtgtgtgtgtgtgttgtgtgtgtgtgttgtgtgtgtgtgtgtgttgtgtgtgtgtgttgtgtgtgtgtttgtgtgagagagagagagagcgtgtgcgtgtgtgtgtgtgagtatgtgagtgtgtctcttTGCGTTTGTGTGTCCCTCACCATCACTTCACAAACACTGTTAGTTTGTCTGTGTGCCCataacctagcgattcggcacaagcgaccgatagaataagttccataCTTTCAAAAAGTACTAGAATCGACTTTTTCATGTAagccagtgattctcaaccatttaaaaaaattatggatCTCTTCGATCCCTTTATACTAAGTGGGGTGTGGTCTCATGACCATTCGATGTCTAAAAgttcttatatttttatgattacatTAATTGTATAAAATCTCATGTGGACCCCAAGAGTCATATGCAACCCAGCTGAGAACTACTGATTTAAGCCCTCCAAGacgatgctgcagcatggccgaagtctgatacaagtaaaagataaaagaataaaagattacattGTGTTCGCTAGCTGATTTCAATCTTTATTCATTGCAATTCACTCTTAATCGTGATAATTCGATTTCCGTTTTGAATGTGTTTGGCGTGATCTTCTCTTTAAGACAGTCGCTGTTTGCTTCCATGGTCTTTACAGAATTCGAGCGATGAAGTCCATCCTACTCATGTTAAGCTTGAACGTCCATAGGTTCAGTCCAGAGAGAAAACTTGTGTATGGACCGAGCAACGAGGAAAACCACTACGCCAGAAGATGAGGCCCTCTCCTCACCTATGGACGAAATATCACACGCAGGCAAACCTGAAACCGCTTTCTGACAAAGTGTCTTAAAGCTCATTTAAAAATTACTTCAGCTTCAAGGTCAGAAACAGTAATTTAATATAAATCAATTACCTGTGAATATGTAAAATGAAGACTTCATTATTTTCCTCAGCACAGATGCTTACCGTTTTACCGTCTTATATCCATTTGCATTTCAcctatatgtgaaggcgcgtggcctggTGATTAGATATGTTGCACTcacgacgtgctaacgtttctaccagctcgccgccttaaataaccGTAAGGAAGAGTAATGGCAGAAAGCCATCTAAAattcatttctacaactggagCAATCGTTTGAAGACACTTGCAAGACAGTAAGATATCATTTGAAGGAGTTTTGAGATTTAGCTACAATTTCTTGCGGATGCAACGACCACGTAGAGCCTCCACTATCCTCGTTGGTTTGCAAGAAGTGTATTCAGTTGGTGAAAACGCTCTTGAATCTTCCTCTGTTGCTATTTAGTGGGTATAAAGGAAGAGctcctggagagagagagagagagagagagagagagagaggaagaaagaaagaaagagagagagagagagacggacgtCGATTTCATTTAAATCATTTCTGACGTGGCAACAAaaacagctgtaaaaatctttatGACACTTCACTCTCTTGCTTGATCAGACACAGCAGACGGCAGCTTGGTATAAAATACTAGGCTGGGCGCCACCTTCAGCCCCGGCTTAGCAATTCCCGTTGATTCTGCCGCAatgatgtatgtacacaaatacatacccaaagacacacacacaccaataggcaaaaacaaaataaacaaaaaatgcacgcacacacaatattcatatatttaaaaaaatgaaggcaTATttgtaaaagcatatatatatatatagatatagatagatatataatatacatatatatatatatatagatatagatagatatataatatacatatatatatgtatattatatatatatatatataaaatatatatatgtgtgtgtgtattatatatatgcatatatacatacacacactatgtatacacagtttatacatcatatacatatataaatacatgtacatatatgtgcgtgtgtatgcagatgcatatattgatatacacacactcacatatatgtataaagacataCACGAATGCGTGCCTAcgagtgcgtgcatgcgtgtgtatataattatcattatcgttattattattattattattattattattattatcatcatcatcatcatcatcatcatcatcatcatcatcatcatcatcatcatcattattattgttattgttgttactctcAGTTGAATGAGTTTTGGAATTTTCTCTCGGTTGTTCTAATACACTTTTACGGTGTTTCCTATCAAAACGCTTCAGCCATGTAATACGGCTAACACTGATGTGATAATTTTGACCACCCCTAAAGTACATGAATGTCTAGACAGAAATACTCACGGCAGAAAGTTTGATTTGATTATGTCAGCTAGGAAGTCGGCTTCTACCCTGCAACTACCTTCAATGTTGATCTTACTTCGTTTAATGTGTTCTATTTTTAGGGAAAAGAAATGCCTTCTTATGACACAAAATGCACTTGAAACATTTTCTTTGGTACCAACGAAAGAGCCTCTACTAGATCGCATGtgttgctagatatagcagcaagATACACTCCTATTTACCctacgacggactggcgtcccgtttatcttttctatttttagcttggaaggcggtgagctggcagaaacgttagcacgccgggcgaaatgcgtagccgtatttcgtctgccgttacgctctgagttcaaattccgccgaggtcgactttgcctttcatcctttcggggtcgataaattaagtatcagttacacactggggtcgatgaattcgacttaatccgtttgtcccctctgtgtttagccccttgtgtgtagtaaagaaatatatttttagcttgtttcagtcatttgcctgcgccCATGCTGGGAAACACGCATTAAGaaattttttgtcgaatgaatcaaccccagtatttattattattttaaaacctggtacttattctatcgatcacttttacCGAATCGCTACGTTAAGAAGAGTTAAAcccaccaataccggttgtcagacatggtgggggacaaacacacgcagacagacacacacatataatgcatacatatacgtatataggtatatatcatgcacacacacacacacatatttattattgtgtctgaggagagtcgttctcttttagtgccttatttaacacacgcaccggttcgatttccactcatttagtcatttatttttttaaaattctaacatAACAAACTAACAGACGCACGcacatagtcacacaaacccatacacgtAGATACATTCAAACATGCGCGCATAAGACAAAgctacagacacaaatacatacacacacatacaaacatacacacacacacacacactcacgcataaacacacaaacatgaacccACTAATACATGAATAagcagaatacatacatgcatacaaacgtacacacacgcatacatatatgtatgcacaaacacacacacacacatatgcttacacacacatacatacatatttgtatacatgcatgcatacatacatacatacaaatatacatatgcacatgcacactgacgtacacacacgcgctcaaacaaacaaacaaaaagaacgcagctctgATAGCGGACAgcgtcaacgactattgaaaaggttgcaagatgcaacgaaaattttagaaaaataagacCCCGATATTAGATAACGAGaggattatttatacatattataatttagaacaaacggtaaaaggttgtcattatagtactcggagtttccaAAGTCGGAACGAAGAGCCACGAAATTCTCATTGgctattagagtaacttcccttttattcaacggtttttcatagcgtctgttgccattaatagccgacgagaatgtTTCGCAGCTTttcgctccgacattcgaaactccgagtactataatgacaatcTTTTACTGTTTGATCTAagttatagcatatatatatatatataatatatataatatatatatatatataatatatatatatatatatatatgtaagtatgtatatatatatatatatatatgtatatacatacatataaaagtgaCATTTTGATCCTCTTGGAATGACCAGCtgggtttgccatttctaaaagccaagaatcatttactattgaaagactgaccagctgcagagatatcaacaaattttttcttctttctctccttcttcttcctttccttctctttttctttaacacctatttcagatacaaaaacgcgcgcgcgcgcgcgcgctctCTCTTATTTtatccccattcctcaccctcttttaccatcttatatctctctccacctctacacactcaataatactataaaaagagacaaaattcctgcaaaagttcaatttgacaactccactagtgtggacgaaagcgctgatttataaaaacatgtaacatactaataaatatctgtaaatataaaaccatccggatttctgagtacctcatttcttctatatatatatatatatatatatatatatatgcataagaatacatacataaagcaaaacacaaatctgcactcatgcgtacatacataaaatatatacataccggtTGTCAGACATGGtgtcagacacacacgcacacaaacgcacccacacgcaatcacacacacatacaacccacgtTACGTTAGAGACTTTAAGGAAAACAGTACTCAACAACGGAGATCAGAGtgtctatatttctttattatttaaaatactgtTAACACTTTCTTGCTATTACAGCAAATCTATCACCAGTTCCCTGTCGTATGGAGGAACTGGCaattaaccagaatacactaTGGCTGACCGATCATTCGACgagatttttaattttctttctttaatcgtAGCCAAGTCTAATAATTCATTAACAGTTGAGAAGAGGTAATAATGGATAGGCTACAGTGGATCATTTCTCCTTAACTGGGACAACCGCTTGGATAGCAACAGAAGAGAATTAGCAGCTAAGATTTACATTATAACGTTAACATGAAACTAAATGATGGCCGCATTTGTGTCTACAATAAATGTCTGTCATAAAATATCaagtgtctttgtttttgtttttttaactttcttttatcgtttacttgtctcagtcattaaactgcggccatactgggggcactgccttgaaaaattttaggcgAACGagtcgaccctagtacttacttttttaaagtctggtaaaTATTCTGTTGGTCTATTATACTGAACCGCTACGTtgcggggaggtaaacacaccaacaccggttgataCGCAGTgctgtgggacaaacacacacacagtctcacacacccacatatacatgtacatatatatatatatatagatagatagatagatagatagatagatagatagataggtagatagatagatagatagatagatagatagatagatagatagatagatagatagatagatagatagacaggtagataggtagataggtagatagatagatagatagatagatagatagacagacagatagatagataggtagataggtagataaacatacatacatgacaggctttttgtttccttctgccaaatccactcacaagaatttgatTGTTCCATGacgatagtagaaaacacttacccaaggtgtcgcACAGTaagtctgaacccggaaccacttgGTTGAGAGTTAACATTTTTTTCGCCATGACAAAATAGAGTGTATGACTTTCTTAAGGTTCCAGTGTGCCTCAGGAGTGGGAGgagaatatttttattgttttctgatTAACTCTGGTTTTTGATTCATAGCAATTAAAAACAGCCTTAATCAGAAAAAATGGACGCTTTAAAATGcagacgttcacacacacacacacacgcacacatacacacacacacacacacacacacacacacacacacacacgcacactcactcacatacatatacacttttctTATTTGTTGGTTTAGAAGGCTACCTTGGTTTCATGCCGAGAGGGAATTTCTCAGCAATTATCAAGCCTGCCACATGAGACGTTAGTATTTGTCTCCATACTTTAATGAGTGTATTCTCGTCCCAGACCCAGACAAGTACCAACGTCCCATGTGGCACGCTTGATGATTACTGAGAAATTCTCTCtcggcatgaaaccaatggtatccttgttaacccacaaataaacaaTACTTATCCACCAAAACGGTGTTGAGCATTCATTCCCACAGTTCGATATTGCTGTGTgagtgactgtgtatatatatatatatataaagttaatccaaacaagaaagcacaaaaaaacacaacaacgcgaggacgtggaacaaatatagtattattggacgctcaagaaagaaggaaagaaggagggtttaacgtttcgagcggagctcttcgtcggaaacataggagaaggaaagatccagagaagggaagacagaggaaaaaaattcgccaacggtacacacgtggtcacacacacacatatatatatacatatacatatatttgcatatatatatatatatatgtatacacagtatatatatatacatatatatatatatatatatatatatatatatatatatatatatatatatatatatatatatatatatatatatatatgtatgtatgtagtatgtatgtattatatggatgtatatggatGGATTTGACTGATATGTGTAGAAAAAATTTTACATGTGAATGTACAAAATtgtcagaaacagaagaaaatataacCTGCATATAAagaatacacatgtatttattttaatatacatagagtgtctgtgtatacataaattGTTACGTACGTAAATATATTCATTAGATGCATATATGCTTTTGATtcattttgacttgttttttttttcattttattgggTCATCACCGAAAACTTCGTTTTAGGGCGGAATATTGAATATAAATCATCTTTGTTCATCTGACTCTCTCTCCTGCCCTCTTCCTCTAGGTTACCGATATCGACGAGACATCGAGGGTAAAAGAATTGAAGGGATACGAAATATATAAGCCAAGAACTGAACCCGTGTCGCACACTCTACTTCTTAGTGCTCACACCAccactttgtgtgtgtttgtataagacCAAAGTTATACCGTGTTTGACATATAAAGAGAAGAGGTAAGGCAAGCGAGAGGTGAAATATCTATGATTTGTTAATGTCGGATACAAATAAAGAGCTATTTCCTAACATTCGGCTGCACTTCAAATTGAAAGATTTCCTGCGAAGAAATAATAGAATTACGTGAAATGTGTATTTGCGAAGGAGCGATGTTTGACGAGAAGTCGATCCAGTTATATTTCAAAATTGAAGTGAATTGAACAAACGTAGATGGATCGGATAATTTCAAAGGGTTTCTTTTCAAATAAGTTCCAAACGCTTTGGTGTGTGATTTAGAAGAGAGAAAATGGGAAGTGACTATGTCCATGAATTTCCTTAAACTATCAGAAATTCAAGAGGAAACGATTGTATTTGCAAATCCAAACCGAGTTAACGGGTGACTCGGTTCGCCAAATTTCGAATGAGGCATTAGTTGTTCACTAAACTTTTAAACGAAGGCCTTATTTTCTCAATTGGTATGCTGATCAGACATCTACCActgggatatatgtatatatatgtataattgtttgttttctttacattGAAATGATGGTTTAGATTTATAAGAGTGAGCAAATAAGGAATTTCTGACGTCCATGTAATGTTCAAAAGCACTTAAGGAGAAATGAAATGACTCTGTCATATTGCCATCTAGTGGCAACCGCAACTAGCAGCAACCATATCCTCGTAGAGCTTTAAAAttacattctcatcatcatcaaaatatagCAGGCTTATAGAATATAGTTTATCAGGGACACAGCACGGAGTAAGTACGTTTTTATCGGCGTGCAATGCATGAACGATACTTTGAACTGTAGCATGATTCGTAGGCTTGTGACTTTGACCTAAAGGGAAGGGGCATGCCCCTGCACAATGATAGGCATTATAACCTTTCGGTGAAATTATCCAACCAGACCAACCGATAGCACTGAAATCAACATACATTTCATAACGGGCGCAGTTTCGTTTCTTCCGTCGATAAATATTTCGCGCAGGACGTCGACGGTGCCTTGTATTGTTGCCTCCTGATCCCGATTTCACACTCCGTTTCTGTCGTGATTTGAAATTAGGGAAATTACCTTGACTTTGTTCGTAATCAGATCGGTCTTTTTCGTTTAAAAGCCTGATGGCTTTCCTGAAGTCAAGTCTTCTCGAAGTCTGTGCTAGTTCGTGACGTAGTATATCTTCCTTTATTTCTTGGTAACCTGAATATAAAATTCcccagaaaaaaatattattagcaacaaatatctaaaaaaaaaatatttggaaataagAATTGAATATATTTAGATTAATATGGGTAGaagaagcaaaaatgaataaataaggtgTCGAAATATTTACCTTCATCCGTCGGGGAAATGTAATTGCGATGTTTCTGGAGACCATCATCAGTGAAAACCACTAAAATGGGTTGTTTGCTATCATGGTGAGCTCTTCTTTGGGCGAACCGTATAAACGTACTATTAATTGGCTCACCAGACATCACTGTGGCTCTAACAAGTAATCCTAGATAGTGAAGAGATTATTTAATGTTCAGTATTTGTTTACTCAGACTTTCAATTATGTACGACATTCAACTTCGggttaaaaaataattactctGATATGGTAGCAGTtgtatgtaaacaaaaatattagtttttttttttttaatttggtgaGAGGAGGTAAGTAGATGGTGTAGACCCCGTTGCTTAgcttgtgcttattttatcgaccccgaaaagatggaagtcgaccttggtataattcgaactcagaatgtaaagacggacgaaatgccgcaaggAATTTTGCCTGGTgggctaatgattccgccagctcaccgccttatgtaaacataaatattaataatttttgttcGTTTCAAGGACTCGGCTCTTTTAATAAGATATTACGGAGTAATGATTTTATGTTAAGTTCTAATGGTGTCaacttttagcacaaggccagtaattttaaggcaaagtcgattacatcggcctcagtacttggctggtatttatcttctcgacctcgaaaagatgaaaggtaaagtcgacatcagcaggacttgaactcagaacgtaaagagcagaaagaaatgccgttaagcaataCATTCAACTGGAAATGAATTACATCCGTTGCAGAGTAGTGACATATTCTTGGACTCACAGTTTATTACTAAAAGATACTGTGAATTTTCTACTACTAACAATTACTTTTGAATTCTTATTCACCCTAAAGATGTGGTTTTCTGGTGAAAGTAAGTATCGCTTAGAATAAGGGCTTGGTAATTCATAATGCCAAACAAGGTgaatttatattgttgtttattaATTATGTCATCGAATCATAGCGATAAAGTggaagtttctttcagtttggtGGTGATCTCATTTCAAACATTTCTGTACAGTTGTTGAGCTTTGTGGACggcatatttaaaacaaaaaagtgcgtttgtaaagataaaagattg
Coding sequences within:
- the LOC115212239 gene encoding bone morphogenetic protein 5-like; the protein is MHFYYNVSFLERKENILQAEFHIFKLRPKTVQPNILKSHLVTIQIYQVLSLKNIDAPSSLKLIDVRRLSAYSHGWVTFTVMSALLSWMNNTSPNYGLLVRATVMSGEPINSTFIRFAQRRAHHDSKQPILVVFTDDGLQKHRNYISPTDEGYQEIKEDILRHELAQTSRRLDFRKAIRLLNEKDRSDYEQSQGNFPNFKSRQKRSVKSGSGGNNTRHRRRPARNIYRRKKRNCARYEMYVDFSAIGWSGWIISPKGYNAYHCAGACPFPLGQSHKPTNHATVQSIVHALHADKNVLTPCCVPDKLYSISLLYFDDDENVILKLYEDMVAASCGCH